The [Flavobacterium] thermophilum genome has a segment encoding these proteins:
- the frc_2 gene encoding Formyl-coenzyme A transferase, translated as MAGALDGVRVLDLSRVLAGPYATMILGDLGADVIKIEAPGGSDDTRFWGPPFQNGMSAYYTAVNRNKRSVTVDLKTEQGRETVRRLAETADVVIHNFKTGTMDKWGLDYEALSRLNPRLIYCSITGFGETGPLASLPGYDYIIQAMSGWMSINGTADTGPLKVGVAVTDVFTGLYAAIAVEAALLAREKTGRGQKIDLSLFDCAVSALVNVAANYLMSGDIPQPLGNEHPNIVPYSTYEASDGPIVIAVGNDRQFQALCSLLSDRSIGSDPRFQTNPGRVAHRDELNRRLNEEIKRRTRAEWQRLLAEKGIPCGPVQTMDELFRHPQTDARHMTVTMHHPTVGPLKLVASPLKLSGTPVSYRLPPPLAGEHNNEAETRWQNDPEAEGNDNESP; from the coding sequence ATGGCGGGAGCGCTTGATGGCGTGCGCGTCCTTGACTTGTCGCGCGTATTGGCGGGCCCGTATGCGACGATGATTTTAGGCGATTTAGGGGCCGATGTCATCAAAATCGAAGCGCCGGGCGGGTCGGACGACACCCGGTTTTGGGGGCCGCCGTTCCAAAATGGGATGAGCGCCTACTACACGGCCGTCAACCGCAACAAGCGAAGTGTAACCGTCGATCTAAAAACAGAACAAGGGCGGGAAACCGTTCGCCGTCTGGCGGAGACAGCCGATGTCGTCATCCACAATTTCAAAACCGGGACGATGGACAAATGGGGGCTTGACTATGAAGCGCTGTCCCGCCTCAACCCGCGCCTCATCTACTGCTCGATCACCGGGTTCGGCGAAACCGGTCCGCTCGCTTCGCTTCCCGGCTACGACTACATCATTCAGGCGATGAGCGGCTGGATGAGCATCAACGGCACCGCGGACACCGGCCCGCTCAAAGTGGGAGTGGCCGTCACCGACGTGTTTACAGGGTTGTATGCGGCCATCGCCGTCGAAGCGGCGCTTTTGGCTCGTGAAAAAACGGGGCGCGGACAAAAAATTGATTTATCGCTCTTTGACTGCGCTGTCAGTGCATTGGTGAATGTGGCGGCGAACTACTTAATGTCAGGTGACATTCCGCAGCCGCTTGGCAATGAGCATCCGAACATCGTTCCGTATTCAACGTACGAGGCAAGCGACGGTCCGATCGTCATCGCCGTCGGCAATGACCGGCAATTTCAGGCGCTTTGCTCGCTATTGTCCGACCGCTCGATCGGGTCTGACCCGCGTTTTCAGACAAACCCAGGCCGCGTCGCCCATCGGGACGAACTAAACCGGCGGCTGAATGAAGAAATCAAGCGGCGGACGCGCGCCGAATGGCAGCGCCTTCTCGCTGAAAAAGGGATCCCGTGCGGCCCGGTGCAAACGATGGACGAACTGTTTCGCCATCCGCAAACCGACGCGCGTCATATGACGGTCACCATGCACCACCCAACCGTCGGTCCGCTGAAACTTGTCGCCAGCCCGCTCAAGCTGTCTGGGACACCGGTCTCCTACCGGCTGCCGCCGCCGCTCGCCGGCGAACATAACAACGAAGCCGAAACCAGGTGGCAAAACGATCCAGAAGCCGAAGGCAACGATAACGAATCGCCATAA
- a CDS encoding Acyl-CoA dehydrogenase, short-chain specific codes for MMNFDFTPEQEMLRQTVRKFVDKEIMPYIKEWDERGEFDRNIFKRLAELNLMGVCIPEEYGGMGMDYNSLAIVCEELERGDTAFRTAVSVHTGLNSLTLLQWGTEEQKQKYLIPQARGEKIGAFGLTEPNAGSDVASIQTTAVRDGDDYILNGQKTWISLSDIADHFLVFAYTDKSKKHRGISAFIVERTMPGFSSRPIKGKLGIRSGNTGELFFDNVRVPKENLLGEEGEGFKIAMSALDNGRFTVAAGAVGLIMACLEASVKYCHERKTFGKEIGRHQLIQQMIARMEAGLQISRLLVYKVGFLKNEGRRCTRETSLAKWIACDYANKAADDAVQIHGAYGYSNEYPVERYLRNSKAPVIYEGTREIHTIMQAEYVLGYRQDKPLRKTLPAWRPAEN; via the coding sequence ATGATGAACTTCGACTTTACACCGGAACAAGAAATGCTCCGGCAAACGGTGCGCAAATTCGTCGACAAAGAGATCATGCCGTATATCAAAGAATGGGACGAACGCGGCGAATTCGACCGCAACATTTTCAAACGGCTCGCCGAGCTCAATTTAATGGGAGTGTGCATCCCGGAAGAATACGGCGGCATGGGCATGGACTACAACTCGCTCGCCATCGTCTGCGAAGAGCTTGAGCGCGGCGATACGGCGTTTCGCACCGCCGTGTCGGTCCACACCGGACTCAATAGCCTCACTCTTTTGCAATGGGGAACTGAGGAACAAAAACAAAAATACCTTATCCCGCAAGCCCGCGGGGAAAAAATCGGCGCGTTCGGCCTCACTGAACCAAACGCCGGCTCGGACGTCGCTTCGATCCAGACGACCGCTGTCCGCGATGGCGATGACTATATTTTAAACGGACAAAAAACGTGGATTTCCCTCTCTGATATCGCTGACCACTTCCTTGTGTTCGCCTATACGGACAAATCGAAAAAACATCGCGGTATTTCCGCCTTTATCGTCGAACGGACGATGCCCGGCTTTTCGTCGCGCCCGATCAAAGGGAAGCTTGGCATTCGTTCCGGAAACACTGGCGAGCTGTTTTTCGACAACGTCCGCGTCCCGAAAGAAAACTTGCTCGGGGAAGAAGGCGAAGGATTCAAAATCGCCATGTCCGCGCTTGACAACGGCCGTTTCACCGTCGCCGCCGGCGCCGTCGGCCTCATTATGGCGTGCTTGGAAGCCAGCGTCAAATACTGCCATGAACGAAAAACGTTCGGCAAAGAAATCGGCCGCCATCAGCTCATCCAGCAAATGATCGCCCGTATGGAAGCCGGCCTGCAAATCAGCCGCCTGCTCGTGTACAAAGTCGGCTTTTTGAAAAACGAAGGCCGCCGCTGCACGCGGGAAACATCGCTCGCCAAATGGATCGCCTGCGATTACGCCAACAAAGCGGCTGACGATGCGGTCCAAATCCACGGCGCCTACGGCTACTCGAACGAATATCCGGTCGAGCGCTACTTGCGCAATTCGAAAGCGCCGGTCATTTACGAAGGAACACGGGAAATTCATACGATCATGCAGGCCGAATATGTGCTCGGTTACCGCCAAGACAAACCGTTGCGCAAAACGCTGCCGGCATGGCGGCCAGCTGAAAACTGA
- the nuoL_2 gene encoding NADH-quinone oxidoreductase subunit L → MAQWFIWGWLAAVAIVFISAAAWLHPRMPERYVHVHVWLLLLPGAAAAAGWIGAGNAEAGPWRFDAVSWLVAAYISLLSWAIQRFAVRYLHGDRAYRRYFSLLTWTVSAASLTWASGDMRLVAVCWGLPLMGLVALTALKKEWRPAQFVARQMAVVFSLSWLAVVIAAVWLGTAAGEWQLASALSAERLARLDAWEKAVMNGLLILAAIIPAGQWPFHRWLMESAVTPTPVSAVMHAGLVNAGGLLLWRFSPLFHETWAHVALFLIAFASILIGTGISLVHVDYKRQLVGSTMAQMGVMLVQCALGAYGAAVVHLVLHGLFKATLFLQSGSVVPRVGRAGLRKTGSSWPGGIILGVLLGWAFWQAAPHEPARLLSALLLGASAAVAWGRLADFREGRWMGLAAVAVLAFGSETVRHQFLTLLGQGEATVFVPPAAFEWTVGVLFAMAALTAAWLANRRTSALAVRVYMHLVHLGEPRPAAMEAHPRYLASYLKEGMAHE, encoded by the coding sequence ATGGCACAATGGTTCATATGGGGATGGCTCGCCGCAGTGGCCATCGTTTTCATCAGCGCAGCCGCATGGCTGCATCCGCGCATGCCGGAGCGGTATGTGCATGTGCACGTCTGGCTGTTGCTTCTTCCGGGAGCGGCGGCTGCCGCCGGATGGATCGGCGCCGGCAACGCAGAGGCCGGGCCGTGGCGGTTTGATGCGGTCAGTTGGTTGGTGGCCGCCTATATTTCACTTCTCAGTTGGGCGATTCAACGGTTTGCCGTTCGCTATTTGCATGGCGACCGCGCTTACCGGCGCTATTTTTCCTTGTTGACGTGGACGGTGTCGGCCGCTTCTCTGACATGGGCAAGCGGCGACATGCGCCTCGTTGCCGTCTGCTGGGGTCTTCCATTGATGGGCCTTGTGGCGTTAACGGCATTGAAAAAAGAATGGAGGCCGGCGCAGTTTGTCGCCCGGCAAATGGCGGTCGTGTTCAGCCTGAGTTGGCTGGCCGTCGTCATCGCTGCCGTCTGGCTCGGAACGGCGGCCGGCGAATGGCAGCTTGCTTCTGCGCTGTCGGCGGAGCGCCTTGCCCGCCTAGACGCCTGGGAGAAGGCGGTGATGAACGGACTGCTTATTTTGGCCGCCATTATCCCGGCTGGACAATGGCCGTTCCATCGTTGGCTGATGGAATCGGCGGTGACGCCTACGCCGGTGTCGGCGGTGATGCATGCGGGGCTCGTCAATGCCGGCGGGCTGTTGCTTTGGCGCTTTTCCCCGCTTTTTCACGAAACATGGGCGCATGTGGCGCTGTTTCTGATCGCTTTTGCCTCGATTTTGATTGGCACGGGCATCAGCTTAGTTCACGTCGACTATAAGCGCCAGCTTGTCGGTTCGACGATGGCGCAAATGGGTGTCATGCTTGTGCAATGCGCCCTGGGCGCTTACGGGGCCGCAGTAGTGCATTTAGTGCTGCACGGGTTGTTTAAAGCGACGCTCTTTTTGCAGTCCGGGTCCGTCGTGCCGCGAGTCGGTCGGGCAGGATTGCGAAAAACAGGCAGTTCGTGGCCGGGCGGCATCATCCTCGGCGTGCTGCTTGGGTGGGCGTTTTGGCAGGCGGCTCCGCACGAACCGGCCCGCCTGCTGAGCGCGCTTTTGCTTGGGGCCTCGGCGGCGGTCGCTTGGGGACGGCTAGCCGATTTCCGCGAAGGCCGCTGGATGGGCCTGGCGGCGGTGGCTGTGTTGGCGTTTGGTTCGGAAACGGTGCGCCATCAGTTTTTGACGCTGCTCGGCCAGGGGGAAGCGACGGTTTTTGTGCCGCCTGCCGCGTTTGAATGGACAGTAGGCGTCTTGTTTGCGATGGCGGCATTGACCGCTGCCTGGCTGGCAAACCGGCGCACATCGGCGCTTGCCGTTCGGGTGTATATGCATCTCGTTCATCTCGGGGAGCCGCGCCCAGCGGCTATGGAGGCGCATCCCCGTTATTTGGCATCCTATCTGAAGGAGGGAATGGCTCATGAGTAA
- a CDS encoding Uncharacterized conserved protein yields the protein MGKSKGSIESEISKALTKWEKDFLGRGSVSVKTDILRDMIIVSLHGILTPAEYALCESKEGMLSVKRSRTSLVESGADDLKEMIFEITGEKVKSFHTDLSTRTGERIIVFKLFNDLEKQLTG from the coding sequence ATGGGCAAATCAAAAGGTTCGATTGAATCGGAAATCAGCAAAGCATTGACAAAATGGGAAAAAGATTTTCTTGGCCGCGGTTCGGTATCGGTGAAAACCGATATTTTGCGCGATATGATCATCGTTTCGTTGCACGGCATCCTGACGCCCGCCGAGTACGCGCTTTGCGAATCAAAAGAAGGAATGTTATCGGTGAAGCGGTCGCGGACGAGTTTAGTGGAGTCTGGAGCCGATGACTTGAAAGAAATGATTTTTGAAATCACCGGCGAGAAGGTGAAGAGCTTCCATACGGATTTAAGCACCCGGACGGGCGAGCGGATTATCGTCTTCAAGCTGTTCAACGATTTAGAAAAGCAGCTGACGGGCTAA
- a CDS encoding Predicted ATPase of the ABC class codes for METLRQRLRSIDQKSYKAYKAIEGTHQFPTFTLTIDHVQGDPFAEPSKVRVIMPRAKTALAAEWTNTKPRRIRCEDVLARRVYHELRQWPLRARGSGKSGLVLIDAPEQKVLERTAVQVTDETVTVCLSVGLPANGRRILAKEAEAIFFEQIPSVIERAVYGLREEDIRAAVELADQQHAIRRYLREHGLVAFVANGAVLPRESGVSDKPLQRGAVPFQSPPELEIAIPVPHRAEPIKGMGIRKGITLIVGGGYHGKSTLLQALEHGVYDHVAGDGREFVITDSGAVKIRAEDGRSVASVDISPLIGTLPYGKETKQFSTENASGSTSQAASMIEMIEAGASAFLIDEDTSATNLLVRDARMQALVAKDAEPITPYIDKARQLFRDYGISTVLVVGGLGDYLDIADCVIKMEQYVPFDVTAEAKQIALQMPSGRKAEGGESFGCIHERIPLPGSLNSQKGKKEKAVARGRHVIQYGQTDLLLYALEQLVDDSQTRAIVAALLYMERKGWFDGKKTVRQLLDAIEEQWDRQGLGSVSFRKGHPGELARPRRFELAAALNRLRTLRCRQR; via the coding sequence ATGGAAACGCTCAGACAACGGTTGCGATCCATAGACCAAAAAAGCTATAAGGCGTATAAAGCGATCGAAGGCACGCATCAGTTCCCAACCTTTACGCTCACGATCGACCATGTGCAAGGTGATCCGTTTGCCGAACCGTCCAAGGTGCGGGTGATCATGCCGCGGGCGAAAACGGCGTTGGCAGCGGAGTGGACGAATACGAAACCGCGGCGCATCCGCTGTGAAGATGTGCTGGCGCGCCGCGTCTATCATGAATTGCGGCAATGGCCGCTGCGGGCGCGTGGATCGGGAAAAAGCGGGCTCGTCTTGATCGATGCACCGGAGCAGAAGGTGCTCGAGCGGACAGCAGTGCAAGTGACGGACGAGACGGTCACTGTCTGTTTGTCGGTCGGGTTGCCGGCGAACGGGCGGCGCATTTTGGCGAAAGAAGCCGAGGCCATCTTTTTCGAGCAAATTCCATCCGTCATCGAGCGGGCGGTGTACGGCCTTCGGGAGGAGGATATTCGTGCGGCAGTCGAGCTTGCCGATCAGCAGCACGCCATTCGCCGCTATTTGCGTGAACACGGATTGGTGGCGTTTGTCGCGAACGGTGCGGTTTTGCCGCGGGAGAGCGGAGTGAGCGACAAGCCGCTGCAACGTGGAGCGGTGCCGTTTCAAAGTCCGCCAGAGCTGGAGATTGCGATCCCCGTTCCGCATCGCGCTGAACCGATCAAAGGCATGGGCATCCGAAAAGGCATTACGCTGATTGTCGGCGGCGGCTACCACGGCAAATCGACGCTGCTGCAGGCGCTGGAGCACGGCGTGTATGATCATGTCGCCGGCGACGGGCGGGAGTTTGTCATCACGGACAGCGGGGCGGTGAAAATTCGCGCCGAAGACGGCCGGAGCGTCGCCAGTGTTGACATTTCCCCGCTCATTGGCACGCTGCCGTATGGAAAAGAGACGAAACAGTTTTCGACGGAAAACGCGAGCGGCAGCACCTCACAGGCCGCGAGCATGATCGAAATGATTGAAGCGGGGGCATCGGCGTTTTTGATTGATGAAGATACGAGCGCGACGAATTTGCTCGTCCGCGATGCACGCATGCAGGCGCTTGTGGCGAAAGATGCCGAACCAATCACGCCGTATATCGACAAGGCGCGTCAACTATTTCGCGATTACGGCATTTCGACCGTTCTTGTCGTCGGCGGATTGGGGGATTACTTGGATATCGCGGATTGCGTGATCAAAATGGAGCAGTACGTCCCGTTTGATGTGACGGCAGAGGCAAAACAAATCGCCTTGCAGATGCCGTCGGGACGGAAAGCGGAAGGCGGCGAGTCGTTCGGCTGCATTCATGAGCGCATTCCGCTGCCTGGGAGTTTAAACAGCCAAAAAGGAAAAAAAGAAAAAGCGGTCGCGCGCGGACGGCACGTCATTCAATACGGGCAAACCGATCTATTGCTTTATGCGCTTGAGCAGCTGGTCGATGACAGCCAAACGCGGGCGATTGTCGCGGCGCTGCTGTATATGGAACGAAAAGGATGGTTCGACGGAAAGAAAACCGTCCGCCAACTGCTCGATGCGATCGAAGAACAATGGGATCGCCAAGGCTTGGGCTCCGTTTCGTTCCGAAAAGGGCATCCGGGTGAACTTGCCCGCCCGCGCCGATTCGAGCTGGCGGCGGCGCTCAATCGGCTGCGGACGCTCCGTTGCCGCCAACGCTGA
- the cph2_4 gene encoding Bacteriophytochrome cph2 gives MPSLPEELKDLESKLQHTLRKLESIQKALDESTIVVITDQTGKITYVNEAFCRISQYSREELIGNTHRIVNSGYHSREFFKHMWKTIGTGKIWRGEIKNKAKDGSYYWVQSTIVPFLDERGKPYQYVSIRTDITRLKQYEEQIKYMANHDDLTGLPNRRFLREQFSKLLKETKEEERLLAVYFIDLARFKNINDSLGHSVGDEVLKQMAARFRTVLDQKLFLTRVGGDEFVAVAPRVNYQSILAYVRTIQQMLARPLEIEGREFILSANIGISVFPFDGEDLDTLLSHADMALYHAKEEGKFYQFYHRTINQRLIRETILESHLHRAIERDEFILYYQPQYDLFTGELIRLEALIRWYNSELGWIRPDQFIPLAEKIGLMPKLDEWVLSTACRHRKMWKQRGGVEADLSINLSASHFQIPGMAKRLLSIIESNGDDPCRWEFEVTEHIMMQDSAVVYENISQLKEAGVKLAIDDFGVGYSSLGYIKKLKVDRLKIDRSFIKNLPQSADDQAIVAAVITMARQLAIDIIAEGIENETQIQLLKEMGCKGGQGYFWSPPISETEIELLLHGAE, from the coding sequence ATGCCTTCTCTTCCGGAAGAGTTGAAAGATCTAGAATCCAAACTGCAACATACATTAAGAAAATTAGAGTCAATTCAAAAAGCGTTGGATGAATCGACGATTGTTGTGATTACCGACCAGACGGGAAAAATTACATATGTGAATGAGGCTTTCTGCCGCATCTCACAATATAGCCGTGAGGAACTGATTGGAAACACCCATCGCATTGTTAATTCAGGATACCATAGCCGAGAATTTTTTAAACATATGTGGAAAACCATCGGGACAGGGAAGATATGGAGGGGAGAGATCAAAAATAAAGCGAAAGACGGGAGTTACTACTGGGTTCAGTCTACCATTGTCCCCTTTTTGGATGAACGAGGAAAGCCGTATCAATACGTGTCGATTCGAACGGATATTACCCGTTTGAAACAGTATGAAGAGCAAATCAAATATATGGCCAACCATGATGATTTGACGGGCCTTCCCAATCGCCGTTTTTTAAGAGAGCAGTTTTCTAAATTGCTGAAAGAGACGAAAGAGGAGGAACGACTGCTGGCCGTTTATTTTATTGATTTAGCGCGGTTTAAAAACATTAATGATTCATTGGGGCATTCGGTGGGAGACGAAGTGTTGAAACAAATGGCTGCTCGTTTTCGAACAGTATTAGATCAAAAGCTGTTTTTGACTCGCGTGGGCGGTGATGAGTTTGTCGCTGTGGCGCCGCGGGTGAATTATCAGTCTATCCTTGCGTATGTGCGGACAATCCAACAAATGTTGGCCCGACCATTGGAGATTGAAGGAAGAGAGTTTATTCTCTCCGCCAATATCGGAATCAGCGTTTTTCCTTTTGATGGAGAAGATTTAGACACGTTGCTCAGCCATGCGGACATGGCCCTGTATCATGCGAAAGAGGAAGGAAAATTTTATCAATTTTATCATCGAACGATCAATCAGCGCTTAATTAGGGAAACGATATTAGAAAGCCATTTGCATCGTGCTATCGAAAGAGATGAATTTATTCTGTATTATCAGCCGCAGTACGATTTGTTCACTGGGGAACTGATTCGCCTAGAAGCGCTGATTCGTTGGTATAATTCAGAGCTTGGATGGATCCGCCCGGATCAGTTTATTCCTTTAGCTGAAAAAATAGGATTGATGCCAAAACTCGATGAGTGGGTGCTGTCTACGGCATGCCGGCACAGGAAAATGTGGAAACAAAGAGGGGGGGTCGAAGCGGATTTATCCATCAACCTGTCTGCTTCCCATTTCCAAATACCAGGCATGGCTAAACGGCTCCTTTCCATTATTGAAAGCAATGGAGATGATCCATGTCGATGGGAATTTGAAGTGACTGAACATATTATGATGCAAGATAGTGCGGTCGTGTACGAAAACATAAGCCAGTTAAAAGAGGCAGGCGTTAAACTGGCGATTGATGATTTTGGCGTAGGATATAGTTCATTAGGATATATAAAGAAGTTAAAAGTGGACCGTTTAAAAATCGATCGTTCGTTTATCAAAAACTTACCGCAATCCGCTGATGACCAAGCCATTGTGGCTGCTGTGATCACGATGGCTCGTCAATTGGCGATTGATATCATTGCGGAAGGAATTGAGAATGAAACACAAATTCAACTATTGAAAGAAATGGGATGTAAAGGAGGGCAAGGGTATTTTTGGAGTCCGCCTATATCGGAAACGGAGATTGAATTATTGTTGCATGGCGCTGAGTGA
- a CDS encoding Uncharacterized conserved protein, producing the protein MLDAGWKFDNSYARLPERFFSRVLPTPVRAPKLAVLNRPLAAELGLNEEALRSEEGVAVFAGNQIPNGAEPLAQAYAGHQFGYFTMLGDGRAVLLGEHITPSGERVDIQLKGSGRTPYSRGGDGRAALGPMLREYIVSEAMHALGIPTTRSLAVVTTGETIVRETELPGAVLARVASSHLRVGTFQYAVQWGTAEELRALADYALERHFPGGEETENRYLFLLEQVIARQAALIAKWQLVGFVHGVMNTDNMTISGETIDYGPCAFMDTYDPATVFSSIDTQGRYAYGNQPYIGGWNLARFAESLLPLFDADEDKAIALAQEALDEYPKQYHRHWLSGMRAKLGLAEEQEGDQELIADLLRLMELHRADYTNTFRALTLGEYTGMTLFDASEFREWHERWQTRLSQESASREEAYERMRRHNPAVIPRNHRVEEALAAAVNGGDYSVMNRLLQALSDPYAYSPEQEKYAELPPPSDRPYRTFCGT; encoded by the coding sequence ATGTTGGACGCAGGATGGAAGTTCGACAACAGTTATGCAAGGCTGCCGGAGCGCTTTTTCAGCCGTGTTCTCCCCACGCCGGTGCGCGCGCCGAAGCTCGCGGTGTTGAATCGTCCGCTGGCCGCGGAGCTTGGGTTGAATGAGGAAGCGTTGCGAAGCGAAGAGGGAGTGGCGGTGTTCGCCGGAAACCAAATTCCGAACGGGGCGGAGCCGCTGGCGCAGGCGTATGCGGGGCATCAGTTCGGGTACTTTACGATGCTTGGCGATGGACGGGCGGTGCTGCTTGGCGAGCACATCACGCCAAGCGGGGAGCGGGTGGACATTCAGCTGAAAGGTTCGGGCCGGACGCCGTATTCGCGCGGCGGCGACGGACGGGCGGCGCTTGGGCCGATGCTGCGGGAGTACATCGTGAGCGAGGCGATGCACGCGCTTGGCATCCCGACGACGCGAAGTCTGGCGGTCGTCACAACGGGAGAGACGATTGTGAGGGAGACGGAATTGCCTGGGGCGGTGTTGGCCCGCGTCGCCTCAAGCCATTTGCGCGTCGGGACGTTCCAATACGCGGTGCAATGGGGAACGGCCGAGGAGCTGCGCGCGTTGGCCGATTATGCGCTTGAGCGGCATTTTCCCGGGGGTGAGGAGACGGAGAACCGCTATTTGTTTTTGCTCGAACAAGTCATCGCACGGCAAGCGGCATTGATCGCGAAATGGCAGCTTGTCGGGTTCGTCCACGGGGTGATGAACACCGACAATATGACGATCAGCGGGGAAACGATCGACTACGGGCCGTGTGCATTCATGGATACGTATGACCCCGCGACGGTGTTCAGCTCGATTGATACGCAAGGACGGTATGCATACGGAAACCAGCCGTATATCGGGGGCTGGAATTTAGCAAGGTTTGCGGAAAGCTTGTTGCCGCTGTTCGATGCCGATGAAGACAAAGCGATTGCGCTTGCTCAAGAGGCGCTTGATGAGTATCCGAAGCAGTACCATCGCCATTGGCTTTCCGGAATGCGGGCGAAGCTCGGCCTTGCCGAGGAGCAGGAAGGGGATCAGGAGCTGATTGCGGATTTATTGCGGCTGATGGAGCTGCATCGCGCTGATTATACGAACACGTTCCGGGCGTTGACGTTAGGCGAGTATACGGGAATGACGCTCTTTGACGCTTCGGAGTTCCGCGAGTGGCATGAGCGCTGGCAAACAAGGCTCAGCCAAGAATCGGCGTCAAGGGAAGAAGCGTATGAGCGGATGCGCCGCCATAATCCGGCGGTCATTCCGCGCAACCATCGGGTTGAAGAGGCGTTGGCCGCCGCGGTCAACGGCGGCGATTACAGCGTGATGAATCGTCTCCTTCAAGCTCTTTCCGACCCGTACGCCTACTCGCCGGAGCAAGAGAAATACGCGGAACTGCCGCCGCCGTCCGACCGCCCGTATCGGACGTTTTGCGGGACGTGA
- a CDS encoding Apolipoprotein A1/A4/E domain gives MEENTIIQAVLHALEQHSDKISSKMQEMEQRLHHEMQTMEQRLHHEMQTMEQRLRGEMQEMGQQLRNEMQEMGQQLRSEMQEMGQQLRSEIHAVETRLEAKIDALREEMHQINQQLNERIDRLEEELTDTQTSVEVLTTKVLHHDRKLRQLAKQA, from the coding sequence ATGGAAGAGAACACGATCATTCAAGCCGTGCTCCACGCGCTCGAACAACATTCCGACAAAATCAGCTCGAAAATGCAGGAAATGGAGCAACGACTGCATCATGAAATGCAAACGATGGAACAGCGACTTCACCATGAAATGCAAACAATGGAGCAACGACTCCGCGGCGAGATGCAGGAAATGGGACAACAGCTGCGCAATGAGATGCAAGAAATGGGGCAACAACTCCGCAGCGAGATGCAAGAAATGGGGCAGCAGCTGCGGTCGGAAATCCACGCTGTTGAAACTCGGCTTGAGGCCAAAATCGACGCCCTTCGCGAAGAAATGCATCAGATAAACCAACAACTGAATGAGCGAATCGACCGCTTAGAAGAAGAACTGACAGACACGCAAACCTCGGTCGAAGTGTTGACCACGAAGGTGCTCCATCACGACCGAAAACTTCGCCAATTGGCCAAGCAAGCGTAA
- a CDS encoding PspA/IM30 family translates to MSVFSRLKTIIEADVHEWLDEKEKKNPIALLNHYLRQCEQEVERVRQLLERQYALKEQFAREHREAEQMAEKRSKQAEVAAQARCMENVRGRTRFIFGSGIAAL, encoded by the coding sequence GTGAGTGTATTCTCTCGCTTGAAAACGATCATTGAAGCCGATGTTCATGAATGGCTTGACGAAAAAGAAAAGAAAAACCCGATCGCGCTTCTCAATCACTATTTGCGCCAATGTGAACAGGAAGTCGAGCGGGTGCGGCAGCTGCTTGAGCGCCAGTATGCGCTGAAAGAGCAATTTGCCCGCGAACATCGCGAAGCCGAACAGATGGCGGAAAAACGAAGCAAGCAGGCGGAGGTGGCGGCGCAAGCGCGGTGCATGGAGAATGTGCGAGGTCGAACGCGATTCATTTTTGGATCAGGAATAGCTGCTCTGTGA